One segment of Capricornis sumatraensis isolate serow.1 chromosome 23, serow.2, whole genome shotgun sequence DNA contains the following:
- the GBF1 gene encoding Golgi-specific brefeldin A-resistance guanine nucleotide exchange factor 1 isoform X1, which produces MVDKNIYIIQGEINIVVGAIKRNARWSTHTPLDEERDPLLHSFSHLKEVLNKVTELSEIEPNVFLRPFLEVIRSEDTTGPITGLALTSVNKFLSYALIDPTHEGTAEGMENMADAVTHARFVGTDPASDEVVLMKILQVLRTLLLTPVGAHLTNESVCEIMQSCFRICFEMRLSELLRKSAEHTLVDMVQLLFTRLPQFKEEPKNYMGTNMKKISPCLLNKLELSSGEQTKALNQLERVLLFKNLKLKMRAGGMSDSSKWKKQKRSPRAPRHVTKVIPGSEQPASSGTTLSSNLSGGMPFIDIPTPISSASSETASAVVSPSTDSGLEFSSQTTSKEDLTDLEQPGSPGYSTVAESGSSELGVPEQPEPQEGAHVEKAQSTSVESIPEVLEESTSPADHSDSASVHDMDYVNPRGVRFTQSSQKEGTALVPYGLPCIRELFRFLISLTNPHDRHNSEVMIHMGLHLLTVALESAPIAQCQTLLGLIKDEMCRHLFQLLSVERLNLYAASLRVCFLLFESMREHLKFQLEMYIKKLMEIITVENPKMPYEMKEMALEAIVQLWHIPSFVTELYINYDCDYYCSNLFEDLTKLLSKNAFPVSGQLYTTHLLSLDALLTVIDSTEAHCQAKVLNNLIQQERKEAARPGYEAVDGTREANNTERAASDGKATSMAPDIAGLNLPGGGRLPAEHGKPGCSDLEEAGDSGADKMFTRKPPRFSCLLPDPRELIEIKNKKKLLITGTEQFNQKPKKGIQFLQEKGLLTIPMDNTEVAQWLRENPRLDKKMIGEFVSDRKSIDLLESFVSTFSFQGLRLDEALRLYLEAFRLPGEAPVIQRLLEAFTEHWRNCNGSPFANSDACFALAYAVIMLNTDQHNHNVRKQNAPMTLEEFRKNLKGVNGGKDFEQDILEDMYHAIKNEEIVMPEEQTGLVRENYVWNVLLHRGATPEGIFLRVPAGSYDLDLFTMTWGPTIAALSYVFDKSLEETIIQKAISGFRKCAMISAHYGLSDVFDNLIISLCKFTALSSESIENLPTVFGSNPKAHIAAKTVFHLAHRHGDILREGWKNIMEAMLQLFRAQLLPKAMVEVEDFVDPNGKICLQREETPSNRGESTVLSFVSWLTLSGTEQSSVRGPSTENQEAKRMALDCIKQCDPEKMITESKFLQLESLQELMKALVSVTPDEETYDEEDAAFCLEMLLRIVLENRDRVGCVWQTVRDHLYHLCVHAQDFCFLVERAVVGLLRLAIRLLRREEISGQVLLSLRILLLMKPSVLSRVSHQVAYGLHELLKTNAANIHSGDDWATLFTLLECIGSGVKPPAALQATARADAPDAGAQSDSELPSYHQNDMSLDRGYTSDSEVYTDHGRPGKIHRSATDADVVNSGWLVVGKDDIDNSKPGPGPSRPGPSPLVNQYSLTVGLDLGPHDTKSLLKCVESLSFIVRDAAHITPDNFELCVKTLRIFVEASLNGGCKSQEKRGKSHKYDNKGNRFKKKSKEGSMLRRPRTSSQHAPRGGHSDDDEDEGVPASYHTVSLQVSQDLLDLMHTLHTRAASIYSSWAEEQRHLETGGRKIEADSRTLWAHCWCPLLQGIACLCCDARRQVRMQALTYLQRALLVHDLQKLDALEWESCFNKVLFPLLTKLLENISPADVGGMEETRMRASTLLSKVFLQHLSPLLSLSTFAALWLTILDFMDKYMHAGSSDLLSEAIPESLKNMLLVMDTAEIFHSADARGGSPSALWEITWERIDCFLPHLRDELFKQTVIQDPVPMEPHASKPLASAHLTPAAGDTRSPGHPPPPDMPSELGTCDFEKPEGPRPANSSSSGSPVASSPSRLSPTPDGPPPLAQSPLILQPLASPLQVGVPPMTLPIILNPALIEATSPVPLLATPRSTDPMPTSEVN; this is translated from the exons AGCTCTCAGAAATTGAGCCCAATGTATTCCTTCGTCCATTTCTGGAAGTAATTCGCTCTGAAGATACCACTGGCCCTATAACTGGACTTGCACTCACCTCTGTCAACAAGTTCCTGTCCTATGCGCTCATAG ATCCCACCCATGAGGGCACAGCAGAGGGCATGGAGAACATGGCAGATGCTGTCACCCATGCCCGTTTTGTGGGCACAGATCCTGCCAGCGATGAGGTTGTCCTGATGAAAATCCTTCAG GTTCTGCGGACTCTGTTGCTGACCCCAGTAGGTGCCCACCTAACCAATGAATCTGTGTGTGAGATTATGCAGTCTTGCTTCCGGATCTGCTTTGAAATGAGGCTCAGTG AGTTATTGAGAAAATCCGCAGAGCACACTCTCGTAGACATGGTGCAGCTGCTCTTCACAAG ATTACCTCAGTTTAAAGAAGAACCCAAGAACTATATGGGGACCAACATGAAAAAG ATTTCTCCATGTCTCCTCAACAAACTGGAGCTAAGTAGTGGGGAGCAGACCAAAGCCCTGAACCAGTTAGAGAGGGTACTACTCTTTAAGAACCTCaag CTGAAAATGAGAGCAGGAGGCATGAGTGATTCATCTAagtggaagaaacagaagagatctCCCCGGGCCCCACGCCATGTGACCAAAGTCATACCAGGTTCAGAGCAGCCTGCTTCCAGTGGAACCACCTTATCCTCTAACCTCAGTG GTGGCATGCCCTTCATTGATATACCCACTCCCATCTCCTCTGCAAGTTCAGAAACTGCTTCAGCAGTGGTCAGCCCCTCTACTGACAGTGGTCTGGAGTTCTCCTCCCAGACCACCTCCAAAGAGGACCTCACTGACCTGGAGCAACCTGGCTCTCCAGGGTACAGCACAGTTGCAGAGTCTGGCAGCAGCGAGCTGGGGGTTCCTGAGCAACCTGAGCCGCAG GAAGGGGCCCATGTGGAAAAGGCCCAATCGACATCTGTGGAATCCATCCCTGAAGTGTTAGAGGAGAGCACATCCCCTGCTGACCACTCTGACTccgcctctgtccatgacatgGATTACGTCAATCCCCGGGGCGTGCGCTTTACACAGTCCTCTCAGAAAGAAG GCACAGCTTTGGTCCCCTATGGTCTTCCCTGCATCCGTGAGCTCTTCCGCTTTCTCATCTCCCTCACCAACCCACACGACCGCCACAACTCAGAGGTTATGATCCACATGGGACTGCATCTGCTCACAGTGGCTCTTGAGTCCGCCCCCATAGCCCAGTGCCAAACCCTCTTGGGCCTCATCAAGGATGAGATGTGCCGCCACTTATTCCAG CTACTCAGCGTAGAGCGACTGAACCTTTATGCTGCTTCCCTCCGGGTATGCTTCCTACTCTTTGAGAGCATGAGGGAGCATCTCAAGTTCCAATTAGAG ATgtacatcaaaaagctcatggAGATCATCACTGTGGAGAACCCTAAGATGCCTTATGAGATGAAGGAGATGGCACTGGAGGCTATTGTGCAGCTCTGGCACATCCCCAGCTTTGTCACTGAGCTCTATATCAACTATGATTGTGACTACTACTGTTCCAACCTCTTTGAAGATCTCACCAAGCTGCTGTCCAAG AATGCCTTCCCTGTGTCTGGTCAGCTCTATACAACACACCTGCTGTCTCTCGATGCCCTATTGACAGTGATTGACAGCACTGAGGCCCACTGCCAGGCCAAAGTCCTCAACAACCTTATCCAGCAAGAAAGGAAAGAGGCAGCCAGACCTGGCTATGAGGCAGTAGATGGCACTCGAGAAGCCAACAATA CCGAGAGAGCAGCCAGTGATGGGAAGGCTACAAGCATGGCCCCAGACATCGCAGGCCTGAATCTGCCAGGTGGAGGGCGGCTGCCAGCAGAACATGGGAAACCAGGATGCAGTGATCTGGAGGAAGCTGGTGACTCTGGGG CTGACAAAATGTTTACCCGGAAGCCACCTCGATTTTCCTGTCTCCTGCCAGATCCACGAGAGTtgattgaaattaaaaacaaaaagaag CTGCTAATCACTGGCACAGAGCAGTTCAACCAAAAACCAAAGAAGGGGATCCAGTTTTTGCAGGAGAAAGGTCTCCTTACCATCCCAATGGATAACACAGAGGTAGCCCAGTGGCTGCGAGAGAACCCTCGACTGGACAAGAAAATGATTGGAGAGTTTGTGAGTGACCGCAAAAGCATTGACCTGCTGGAGAGCTTTGTGAG CACCTTCAGCTTTCAGGGTCTGCGACTGGATGAAGCTCTCCGGCTCTACCTGGAAGCCTTCCGCTTGCCTGGGGAAGCACCGGTCATCCAGAGGTTGCTAGAGGCATTCACAGAACATTGGAGG AATTGTAATGGCTCCCCATTTGCCAATAGCGATGCCTGCTTTGCCCTGGCCTATGCTGTCATCATGCTTAACACTGACCAGCACAACCACAATGTTCGCAAACAGAACGCGCCCATGACCCTAGAG GAGTTTCGCAAAAATCTAAAAGGTGTGAATGGAGGCAAGGACTttgagcaagacatcctggaggacATGTACCATGCCATCAA GAATGAGGAAATTGTGATGCCTGAGGAGCAGACAGGCTTGGTCCGGGAGAATTACGTGTGGAATGTGCTGCTTCATCGAGGTGCCACCCCAGAGGGCATATTCCTACGTGTGCCTGCTGGCAGCTATGATCttgacctcttcaccatgacctggGGCCCCACTATTGCTGCTCTCTCTTATGTTTTTGACAAAAGCCTCGAGGAGACAATCATCCAAAAAGCCATCTCAGGCTTCAG GAAGTGCGCCATGATCTCCGCCCACTATGGCCTCAGTGATGTGTTTGACAATCTCATCATCTCTCTATGCAAATTCACAGCTCTCAGCAGTGAG tctattGAGAACCTGCCCACTGTGTTTGGAAGCAACCCTAAAGCCCACATTGCAGCCAAGACAGTGTTCCATTTGGCCCACCGTCATGGTGACATCCTACGAGAGGGCTGGAAGAATATCATGGAGGCCATGCTGCAACTCTTCCGAGCCCAACTGCTACCCAAGGCTATGGTAGAG GTAGAAGACTTTGTGGATCCCAATGGCAAGATATGTCTACAGCGGGAAGAGACACCATCGAACCG gggagagTCAACAGTGCTGAGTTTTGTGAGCTGGCTGACACTAAGTGGTACTGAGCAGTCTAGTGTGCGGGGCCCATCCACTGAAAACCAAGAGGCCAAGAGAATGGCTTTGGACTGTATCAAG CAATGTGACCCAGAAAAGATGATCACAGAAAGCAAATTCCTCCAGCTGGAGTCACTGCAGGAGCTCATGAAG GCTCTGGTCTCAGTGACACCAGATGAAGAGACCTATGATGAAGAGGATGCTGCTTTCTGCCTGGAAATGCTGCTGAGGATTGTGCTAGAGAACAG GGACCGTGTTGGCTGTGTGTGGCAGACTGTTCGAGACCATCTATACCATCTATGTGTCCACGCCCAGGACTTCTGCTTCCTTGTGGAGCGGGCAGTGGTGGGGCTGCTGCGCCTAGCCATTCGGTTACTCCGGAGAGAAGAGATCAGTGGCCAG GTACTGCTCTCCCTGCGCATTTTGTTACTAATGAAGCCCAGCGTGTTGTCCCGAGTCAGTCACCAGGTAGCCTATGGGCTCCATGAACTCCTTAAGACCAACGCAGCCAATATCCACTCAGGCGATGACTGGGCCACCCTCTTCACACTGCTGGAGTGCATTGGCTCAGGTGTAAAGCCTCCAGCTGCCCTACAGGCCACAGCCAGGGCCGACGCACCTGATGCTG GGGCCCAGTCAGATAGTGAACTCCCATCCTACCATCAAAATGATATGAGCCTGGACCGAGGGTACACTTCTGACTCAGAGGTCTACACTGACCATGGCAGACCTGGCAAGATTCATCGATCAGCCACAGATGCTGATGTGGTCAACAGCGGCTGGTTAGTG GTGGGGAAAGATGACATCGATAACTCCAAGCCAGGGCCTGGGCCCAGCCGGCCAGGTCCTTCACCCCTGGTCAATCAGTACAGCCTAACAGTGGGGCTGGACCTTGGGCCACATGATACCAAGTCCCTGCTCAAGTGTGTGGAGTCACTGTCCTTCATCGTGCGTGACGCTGCCCACATCACACCTGACAACTTCGAGCTCTGTGTCAAGACTCTCCGCATCTTTGTGGAGGCCAGTCTAAATGGCG GGTGCAAGTCCCAGGAGAAACGTGGCAAGAGTCACAAATATGACAACAAAGGAAACCGCTTCAAGAAAAAATCCAAGGAAGGCTCAATGCTTCGGCGGCCTCGAACCTCCAGCCAACATGCCCCTAGGGGCGGGCATAGTGACGATGATGAGGATGAAGGTGTGCCAGCCAGCTACCATACGGTGTCTTTACAGGTCAGTCAGGAC TTGCTAGATCTGATGCACACCCTGCACACAAGGGCAGCCTCTATCTACAGCTCATGGGCGGAGGAGCAGCGCCACCTGGAGACAGGCGGCCGGAAGATTGAAGCTGATTCACGCACCCTCTGGGCTCACTGCTGGTGCCCTTTACTGCAGG GCATTGCCTGCCTGTGCTGTGATGCCCGGCGGCAGGTGAGGATGCAGGCACTGACGTATCTGCAGCGAGCACTGCTGGTGCATGATCTTCAGAAGTTAGATGCTCTGGAATGGGAGTCCTGTTTTAACAAG GTTCTGTTTCCTCTACTGACCAAGCTCTTGGAGAACATCAGCCCTGCGGATGTGGGTGGGATGGAGGAGACACGGATGAGGGCTTCAACCCTGCTCTCTAAG GTCTTTCTGCAGCACCTGTCTCCACTGCTGTCGCTCTCCACCTTTGCGGCCCTCTGGCTGACCATCCTGGACTTCATGGACAAGTACATGCATGCAGGCTCCAGTGACTTACTG TCAGAGGCCATTCCAGAGTCTCTGAAGAACATGCTTCTGGTGATGGACACAGCAGAGATTTTCCACAGTGCAGATGCCCGAGGAGGCAGCCCCTCAGCCCTCTGGGAGATCACCTGGGAGCGCATTGACTGTTTCCTGCCCCACCTGCGAGATGAGCTCTTCAAGCAAACGGTCATCCAGG aCCCTGTGCCCATGGAGCCTCATGCCTCAAAACCGCTGGCCTCAGCACACCTGACTCCTGCTGCTGGTGACACTAGGAGCCCTGGCCATCCACCTCCCCCAGACATGCCCTCTGAGCTGGGGACCTGTG ACTTTGAGAAGCCCGAGGGCCCCCGACCTGCTAACAGCAGTTCTTCTGGATCACCAGTGGCGTCCAGCCCCAGCAGGCTGAGCCCTACCCCAGATGGGCCTCCACCGCTGGCTCAGTCCCCACTGATCCTGCAGCCCTTGGCCTCCCCTCTGCAGGTGGGCGTGCCCCCCATGACTCTGCCCATCATCCTCAACCCTGCTCTCATTGAGGCCACCTCACCTGTGCCCCTCCTGGCCACACCTCGTTCCACAGACCCCATGCCCACCTCTGAGGTCAACTAA
- the GBF1 gene encoding Golgi-specific brefeldin A-resistance guanine nucleotide exchange factor 1 isoform X2 translates to MVDKNIYIIQGEINIVVGAIKRNARWSTHTPLDEERDPLLHSFSHLKEVLNKVTELSEIEPNVFLRPFLEVIRSEDTTGPITGLALTSVNKFLSYALIDPTHEGTAEGMENMADAVTHARFVGTDPASDEVVLMKILQVLRTLLLTPVGAHLTNESVCEIMQSCFRICFEMRLSELLRKSAEHTLVDMVQLLFTRLPQFKEEPKNYMGTNMKKLKMRAGGMSDSSKWKKQKRSPRAPRHVTKVIPGSEQPASSGTTLSSNLSGGMPFIDIPTPISSASSETASAVVSPSTDSGLEFSSQTTSKEDLTDLEQPGSPGYSTVAESGSSELGVPEQPEPQQEGAHVEKAQSTSVESIPEVLEESTSPADHSDSASVHDMDYVNPRGVRFTQSSQKEGTALVPYGLPCIRELFRFLISLTNPHDRHNSEVMIHMGLHLLTVALESAPIAQCQTLLGLIKDEMCRHLFQLLSVERLNLYAASLRVCFLLFESMREHLKFQLEMYIKKLMEIITVENPKMPYEMKEMALEAIVQLWHIPSFVTELYINYDCDYYCSNLFEDLTKLLSKNAFPVSGQLYTTHLLSLDALLTVIDSTEAHCQAKVLNNLIQQERKEAARPGYEAVDGTREANNTERAASDGKATSMAPDIAGLNLPGGGRLPAEHGKPGCSDLEEAGDSGADKMFTRKPPRFSCLLPDPRELIEIKNKKKLLITGTEQFNQKPKKGIQFLQEKGLLTIPMDNTEVAQWLRENPRLDKKMIGEFVSDRKSIDLLESFVSTFSFQGLRLDEALRLYLEAFRLPGEAPVIQRLLEAFTEHWRNCNGSPFANSDACFALAYAVIMLNTDQHNHNVRKQNAPMTLEEFRKNLKGVNGGKDFEQDILEDMYHAIKNEEIVMPEEQTGLVRENYVWNVLLHRGATPEGIFLRVPAGSYDLDLFTMTWGPTIAALSYVFDKSLEETIIQKAISGFRKCAMISAHYGLSDVFDNLIISLCKFTALSSESIENLPTVFGSNPKAHIAAKTVFHLAHRHGDILREGWKNIMEAMLQLFRAQLLPKAMVEVEDFVDPNGKICLQREETPSNRGESTVLSFVSWLTLSGTEQSSVRGPSTENQEAKRMALDCIKQCDPEKMITESKFLQLESLQELMKALVSVTPDEETYDEEDAAFCLEMLLRIVLENRDRVGCVWQTVRDHLYHLCVHAQDFCFLVERAVVGLLRLAIRLLRREEISGQVLLSLRILLLMKPSVLSRVSHQVAYGLHELLKTNAANIHSGDDWATLFTLLECIGSGVKPPAALQATARADAPDAGAQSDSELPSYHQNDMSLDRGYTSDSEVYTDHGRPGKIHRSATDADVVNSGWLVVGKDDIDNSKPGPGPSRPGPSPLVNQYSLTVGLDLGPHDTKSLLKCVESLSFIVRDAAHITPDNFELCVKTLRIFVEASLNGGCKSQEKRGKSHKYDNKGNRFKKKSKEGSMLRRPRTSSQHAPRGGHSDDDEDEGVPASYHTVSLQVSQDLLDLMHTLHTRAASIYSSWAEEQRHLETGGRKIEADSRTLWAHCWCPLLQGIACLCCDARRQVRMQALTYLQRALLVHDLQKLDALEWESCFNKVLFPLLTKLLENISPADVGGMEETRMRASTLLSKVFLQHLSPLLSLSTFAALWLTILDFMDKYMHAGSSDLLSEAIPESLKNMLLVMDTAEIFHSADARGGSPSALWEITWERIDCFLPHLRDELFKQTVIQDPVPMEPHASKPLASAHLTPAAGDTRSPGHPPPPDMPSELGTCDFEKPEGPRPANSSSSGSPVASSPSRLSPTPDGPPPLAQSPLILQPLASPLQVGVPPMTLPIILNPALIEATSPVPLLATPRSTDPMPTSEVN, encoded by the exons AGCTCTCAGAAATTGAGCCCAATGTATTCCTTCGTCCATTTCTGGAAGTAATTCGCTCTGAAGATACCACTGGCCCTATAACTGGACTTGCACTCACCTCTGTCAACAAGTTCCTGTCCTATGCGCTCATAG ATCCCACCCATGAGGGCACAGCAGAGGGCATGGAGAACATGGCAGATGCTGTCACCCATGCCCGTTTTGTGGGCACAGATCCTGCCAGCGATGAGGTTGTCCTGATGAAAATCCTTCAG GTTCTGCGGACTCTGTTGCTGACCCCAGTAGGTGCCCACCTAACCAATGAATCTGTGTGTGAGATTATGCAGTCTTGCTTCCGGATCTGCTTTGAAATGAGGCTCAGTG AGTTATTGAGAAAATCCGCAGAGCACACTCTCGTAGACATGGTGCAGCTGCTCTTCACAAG ATTACCTCAGTTTAAAGAAGAACCCAAGAACTATATGGGGACCAACATGAAAAAG CTGAAAATGAGAGCAGGAGGCATGAGTGATTCATCTAagtggaagaaacagaagagatctCCCCGGGCCCCACGCCATGTGACCAAAGTCATACCAGGTTCAGAGCAGCCTGCTTCCAGTGGAACCACCTTATCCTCTAACCTCAGTG GTGGCATGCCCTTCATTGATATACCCACTCCCATCTCCTCTGCAAGTTCAGAAACTGCTTCAGCAGTGGTCAGCCCCTCTACTGACAGTGGTCTGGAGTTCTCCTCCCAGACCACCTCCAAAGAGGACCTCACTGACCTGGAGCAACCTGGCTCTCCAGGGTACAGCACAGTTGCAGAGTCTGGCAGCAGCGAGCTGGGGGTTCCTGAGCAACCTGAGCCGCAG CAGGAAGGGGCCCATGTGGAAAAGGCCCAATCGACATCTGTGGAATCCATCCCTGAAGTGTTAGAGGAGAGCACATCCCCTGCTGACCACTCTGACTccgcctctgtccatgacatgGATTACGTCAATCCCCGGGGCGTGCGCTTTACACAGTCCTCTCAGAAAGAAG GCACAGCTTTGGTCCCCTATGGTCTTCCCTGCATCCGTGAGCTCTTCCGCTTTCTCATCTCCCTCACCAACCCACACGACCGCCACAACTCAGAGGTTATGATCCACATGGGACTGCATCTGCTCACAGTGGCTCTTGAGTCCGCCCCCATAGCCCAGTGCCAAACCCTCTTGGGCCTCATCAAGGATGAGATGTGCCGCCACTTATTCCAG CTACTCAGCGTAGAGCGACTGAACCTTTATGCTGCTTCCCTCCGGGTATGCTTCCTACTCTTTGAGAGCATGAGGGAGCATCTCAAGTTCCAATTAGAG ATgtacatcaaaaagctcatggAGATCATCACTGTGGAGAACCCTAAGATGCCTTATGAGATGAAGGAGATGGCACTGGAGGCTATTGTGCAGCTCTGGCACATCCCCAGCTTTGTCACTGAGCTCTATATCAACTATGATTGTGACTACTACTGTTCCAACCTCTTTGAAGATCTCACCAAGCTGCTGTCCAAG AATGCCTTCCCTGTGTCTGGTCAGCTCTATACAACACACCTGCTGTCTCTCGATGCCCTATTGACAGTGATTGACAGCACTGAGGCCCACTGCCAGGCCAAAGTCCTCAACAACCTTATCCAGCAAGAAAGGAAAGAGGCAGCCAGACCTGGCTATGAGGCAGTAGATGGCACTCGAGAAGCCAACAATA CCGAGAGAGCAGCCAGTGATGGGAAGGCTACAAGCATGGCCCCAGACATCGCAGGCCTGAATCTGCCAGGTGGAGGGCGGCTGCCAGCAGAACATGGGAAACCAGGATGCAGTGATCTGGAGGAAGCTGGTGACTCTGGGG CTGACAAAATGTTTACCCGGAAGCCACCTCGATTTTCCTGTCTCCTGCCAGATCCACGAGAGTtgattgaaattaaaaacaaaaagaag CTGCTAATCACTGGCACAGAGCAGTTCAACCAAAAACCAAAGAAGGGGATCCAGTTTTTGCAGGAGAAAGGTCTCCTTACCATCCCAATGGATAACACAGAGGTAGCCCAGTGGCTGCGAGAGAACCCTCGACTGGACAAGAAAATGATTGGAGAGTTTGTGAGTGACCGCAAAAGCATTGACCTGCTGGAGAGCTTTGTGAG CACCTTCAGCTTTCAGGGTCTGCGACTGGATGAAGCTCTCCGGCTCTACCTGGAAGCCTTCCGCTTGCCTGGGGAAGCACCGGTCATCCAGAGGTTGCTAGAGGCATTCACAGAACATTGGAGG AATTGTAATGGCTCCCCATTTGCCAATAGCGATGCCTGCTTTGCCCTGGCCTATGCTGTCATCATGCTTAACACTGACCAGCACAACCACAATGTTCGCAAACAGAACGCGCCCATGACCCTAGAG GAGTTTCGCAAAAATCTAAAAGGTGTGAATGGAGGCAAGGACTttgagcaagacatcctggaggacATGTACCATGCCATCAA GAATGAGGAAATTGTGATGCCTGAGGAGCAGACAGGCTTGGTCCGGGAGAATTACGTGTGGAATGTGCTGCTTCATCGAGGTGCCACCCCAGAGGGCATATTCCTACGTGTGCCTGCTGGCAGCTATGATCttgacctcttcaccatgacctggGGCCCCACTATTGCTGCTCTCTCTTATGTTTTTGACAAAAGCCTCGAGGAGACAATCATCCAAAAAGCCATCTCAGGCTTCAG GAAGTGCGCCATGATCTCCGCCCACTATGGCCTCAGTGATGTGTTTGACAATCTCATCATCTCTCTATGCAAATTCACAGCTCTCAGCAGTGAG tctattGAGAACCTGCCCACTGTGTTTGGAAGCAACCCTAAAGCCCACATTGCAGCCAAGACAGTGTTCCATTTGGCCCACCGTCATGGTGACATCCTACGAGAGGGCTGGAAGAATATCATGGAGGCCATGCTGCAACTCTTCCGAGCCCAACTGCTACCCAAGGCTATGGTAGAG GTAGAAGACTTTGTGGATCCCAATGGCAAGATATGTCTACAGCGGGAAGAGACACCATCGAACCG gggagagTCAACAGTGCTGAGTTTTGTGAGCTGGCTGACACTAAGTGGTACTGAGCAGTCTAGTGTGCGGGGCCCATCCACTGAAAACCAAGAGGCCAAGAGAATGGCTTTGGACTGTATCAAG CAATGTGACCCAGAAAAGATGATCACAGAAAGCAAATTCCTCCAGCTGGAGTCACTGCAGGAGCTCATGAAG GCTCTGGTCTCAGTGACACCAGATGAAGAGACCTATGATGAAGAGGATGCTGCTTTCTGCCTGGAAATGCTGCTGAGGATTGTGCTAGAGAACAG GGACCGTGTTGGCTGTGTGTGGCAGACTGTTCGAGACCATCTATACCATCTATGTGTCCACGCCCAGGACTTCTGCTTCCTTGTGGAGCGGGCAGTGGTGGGGCTGCTGCGCCTAGCCATTCGGTTACTCCGGAGAGAAGAGATCAGTGGCCAG GTACTGCTCTCCCTGCGCATTTTGTTACTAATGAAGCCCAGCGTGTTGTCCCGAGTCAGTCACCAGGTAGCCTATGGGCTCCATGAACTCCTTAAGACCAACGCAGCCAATATCCACTCAGGCGATGACTGGGCCACCCTCTTCACACTGCTGGAGTGCATTGGCTCAGGTGTAAAGCCTCCAGCTGCCCTACAGGCCACAGCCAGGGCCGACGCACCTGATGCTG GGGCCCAGTCAGATAGTGAACTCCCATCCTACCATCAAAATGATATGAGCCTGGACCGAGGGTACACTTCTGACTCAGAGGTCTACACTGACCATGGCAGACCTGGCAAGATTCATCGATCAGCCACAGATGCTGATGTGGTCAACAGCGGCTGGTTAGTG GTGGGGAAAGATGACATCGATAACTCCAAGCCAGGGCCTGGGCCCAGCCGGCCAGGTCCTTCACCCCTGGTCAATCAGTACAGCCTAACAGTGGGGCTGGACCTTGGGCCACATGATACCAAGTCCCTGCTCAAGTGTGTGGAGTCACTGTCCTTCATCGTGCGTGACGCTGCCCACATCACACCTGACAACTTCGAGCTCTGTGTCAAGACTCTCCGCATCTTTGTGGAGGCCAGTCTAAATGGCG GGTGCAAGTCCCAGGAGAAACGTGGCAAGAGTCACAAATATGACAACAAAGGAAACCGCTTCAAGAAAAAATCCAAGGAAGGCTCAATGCTTCGGCGGCCTCGAACCTCCAGCCAACATGCCCCTAGGGGCGGGCATAGTGACGATGATGAGGATGAAGGTGTGCCAGCCAGCTACCATACGGTGTCTTTACAGGTCAGTCAGGAC TTGCTAGATCTGATGCACACCCTGCACACAAGGGCAGCCTCTATCTACAGCTCATGGGCGGAGGAGCAGCGCCACCTGGAGACAGGCGGCCGGAAGATTGAAGCTGATTCACGCACCCTCTGGGCTCACTGCTGGTGCCCTTTACTGCAGG GCATTGCCTGCCTGTGCTGTGATGCCCGGCGGCAGGTGAGGATGCAGGCACTGACGTATCTGCAGCGAGCACTGCTGGTGCATGATCTTCAGAAGTTAGATGCTCTGGAATGGGAGTCCTGTTTTAACAAG GTTCTGTTTCCTCTACTGACCAAGCTCTTGGAGAACATCAGCCCTGCGGATGTGGGTGGGATGGAGGAGACACGGATGAGGGCTTCAACCCTGCTCTCTAAG GTCTTTCTGCAGCACCTGTCTCCACTGCTGTCGCTCTCCACCTTTGCGGCCCTCTGGCTGACCATCCTGGACTTCATGGACAAGTACATGCATGCAGGCTCCAGTGACTTACTG TCAGAGGCCATTCCAGAGTCTCTGAAGAACATGCTTCTGGTGATGGACACAGCAGAGATTTTCCACAGTGCAGATGCCCGAGGAGGCAGCCCCTCAGCCCTCTGGGAGATCACCTGGGAGCGCATTGACTGTTTCCTGCCCCACCTGCGAGATGAGCTCTTCAAGCAAACGGTCATCCAGG aCCCTGTGCCCATGGAGCCTCATGCCTCAAAACCGCTGGCCTCAGCACACCTGACTCCTGCTGCTGGTGACACTAGGAGCCCTGGCCATCCACCTCCCCCAGACATGCCCTCTGAGCTGGGGACCTGTG ACTTTGAGAAGCCCGAGGGCCCCCGACCTGCTAACAGCAGTTCTTCTGGATCACCAGTGGCGTCCAGCCCCAGCAGGCTGAGCCCTACCCCAGATGGGCCTCCACCGCTGGCTCAGTCCCCACTGATCCTGCAGCCCTTGGCCTCCCCTCTGCAGGTGGGCGTGCCCCCCATGACTCTGCCCATCATCCTCAACCCTGCTCTCATTGAGGCCACCTCACCTGTGCCCCTCCTGGCCACACCTCGTTCCACAGACCCCATGCCCACCTCTGAGGTCAACTAA